A DNA window from Streptomyces sp. 71268 contains the following coding sequences:
- a CDS encoding RDD family protein, whose product MSTDQPQPGPGEPPRDDDPLRKPPQPPSGHPGSGAPDPAAGSGDQPGTGAPGAPGAPGAPGAPGSPGAGQPAAGAPGGPPGAGGPGPAGGPGPFDAAHPGPAASQPGWPGGGGQGGQAGQGGPPGGGPYNGSPGGGSPYGGPYGGPYGDQPGGYGGVPPYGGDPYGGDPYGGAADPLAGMPPLGGLGRRLVARIIDGLIVAIPVSVIMLLSLGGYDPTDPDDTGKSSATQIVFALVYFIYEGLMLTTRGQTVGKKLMKLRVAMLNNGANPTGQPGWFRAGTYALPQIVPCCGFLFWLVNILWCTWDRPYRQCLHDKVAKTVVVSTE is encoded by the coding sequence ATGAGCACCGACCAGCCCCAGCCCGGCCCCGGCGAGCCGCCGCGAGACGACGATCCGCTGCGCAAGCCGCCGCAGCCGCCCTCGGGTCACCCCGGGTCGGGCGCGCCCGACCCGGCGGCCGGCTCGGGCGACCAGCCTGGCACGGGTGCCCCGGGTGCCCCGGGTGCCCCGGGTGCCCCGGGTGCCCCGGGCTCCCCGGGCGCGGGCCAGCCGGCCGCGGGGGCTCCGGGCGGCCCACCCGGCGCCGGCGGACCGGGCCCGGCCGGCGGACCGGGCCCGTTCGACGCGGCCCACCCCGGGCCCGCCGCGAGCCAGCCCGGCTGGCCCGGCGGAGGCGGCCAGGGCGGCCAGGCCGGGCAGGGCGGTCCGCCCGGCGGCGGCCCGTACAACGGTTCGCCGGGCGGCGGCTCCCCGTACGGCGGGCCCTACGGCGGCCCGTACGGGGACCAGCCCGGCGGGTACGGCGGCGTGCCCCCGTACGGCGGTGATCCCTACGGTGGCGACCCCTACGGCGGGGCCGCCGATCCGTTGGCCGGCATGCCGCCGCTGGGCGGGCTCGGGCGACGGCTGGTCGCCAGGATCATCGACGGGCTCATCGTCGCCATCCCGGTCAGCGTGATCATGCTTCTGTCGCTCGGCGGCTACGACCCCACCGACCCCGACGACACGGGCAAGTCGTCGGCGACGCAGATCGTCTTCGCGCTCGTCTACTTCATCTACGAGGGACTGATGCTCACCACGCGCGGCCAGACCGTCGGCAAGAAGCTGATGAAGCTGCGGGTGGCGATGCTCAACAATGGCGCGAATCCGACGGGGCAGCCCGGCTGGTTCCGGGCGGGAACCTACGCACTGCCACAGATCGTCCCGTGTTGCGGCTTCCTCTTCTGGCTCGTCAACATCCTGTGGTGCACCTGGGACCGGCCGTACCGACAGTGCCTGCACGACAAGGTGGCCAAGACGGTCGTCGTCTCCACCGAGTAA
- a CDS encoding RDD family protein, with amino-acid sequence MSANQPPPPYGPPHSPYPMTQPPGIPAGMAPLATSGQRFVARLLDTLILGVIWTLALAATGALQSAMDDPNDPDIGKTAISAVLTFIVYFGYEGAMLARDGQTLGKKAARIRVAVLADGDIPRGKGWARAAVYALPGIAQPILLGTLFWLLNSLWHLWDKPFQQCLHDKVAKTVVVEAR; translated from the coding sequence ATGAGCGCCAACCAGCCGCCGCCCCCGTACGGGCCGCCACACTCCCCGTACCCCATGACGCAGCCCCCCGGCATCCCCGCCGGAATGGCTCCGCTGGCCACCTCGGGCCAACGGTTCGTGGCCCGGCTGCTCGACACGTTGATCCTCGGCGTCATCTGGACGCTGGCGCTCGCCGCCACGGGTGCGCTGCAGTCCGCGATGGACGACCCGAACGACCCGGACATCGGCAAGACCGCGATCAGCGCCGTCCTCACGTTCATCGTGTACTTCGGCTACGAGGGCGCCATGCTCGCCCGCGACGGCCAGACCCTCGGCAAGAAGGCGGCCCGCATCCGGGTGGCCGTGCTGGCCGACGGCGACATCCCGCGCGGCAAGGGCTGGGCGCGGGCCGCCGTCTACGCCCTGCCCGGCATCGCCCAGCCCATCCTCCTGGGCACGCTGTTCTGGCTGCTCAACTCGTTGTGGCACCTGTGGGACAAGCCCTTCCAGCAGTGCCTGCACGACAAGGTGGCCAAGACCGTGGTCGTCGAGGCGCGCTGA
- a CDS encoding immune inhibitor A domain-containing protein, with protein sequence MRPIAIATVIGALGAGALSVSAAQADDRSSAPAAKAPAATEAASHDPAAPRKHVEHDLEGPFSEQQKAQREDALRQVISGEAKAERRGASQVVKLDRGKYVELGREKTDKIFTILVEFGDKVDNETTYDPDGPDGPQPPVKKYGGDPGPAHNQIAKPDRAKDNSTAWKADYNRKHFEDLYFSKAKNKESLKKYYEKQSSGRYSVEGEVSDWVKVDYNEARYGSNYCGDTNCSNAWDLIRDGVTRWAEDQKAAGRTDAQIKADLAKYDQWDRYDFDGDGNFNEPDGYIDHFQIVHAGEDESAGGGVQGENALWAHRWYAYGTDAGKTGPEGNRSGGAQIGSTGIWVGDYTMQPENGGLGVFAHEYGHDLGLPDEYDTTNRAESSVAFWSLMSTGSWLGEGKDTIGDLPGDMNAWDKLQLGWLNYDQAKAATRSTHKLGVAEYNTKDKQALLVELPSKSSTTKIVRPAAGGKQWWSGMGNDLKNTLARPVDLTGKAKASLDLQGWWDIEENYDYLYAEVSTDGGANWTPVDGTADGKQIPRDGGNKPALHGVSGAYKKLSYPLDAYAGQKIDVRFRYQTDGGAAQNGFAADEISVTADGKPLFQDGAEGDDNGWTSKGFSRIGESFTKDYPQYYIAENRQYVSYDKTLKVGPYNYGWTSTRPDWVEHYPYQNGLLIWLWDTATPDNNVSAHPGSGQILPVDAHAKPEKWSDGTLMRNRFQAYDSTFSHFRTDGYTVHKDGKATRVPSKRGVSVFDDRKGTYWYDTNPTGGVKVPDTNTQIRILHEAWDGSTMTLRVGPSSRK encoded by the coding sequence ATGAGACCCATCGCCATCGCCACGGTGATCGGCGCTCTCGGAGCCGGCGCGCTCTCGGTGAGCGCGGCCCAGGCCGACGACCGTAGCAGCGCCCCGGCGGCCAAGGCCCCGGCGGCGACGGAGGCGGCGAGCCACGACCCCGCCGCACCGCGCAAGCACGTCGAGCACGACCTGGAAGGCCCGTTCAGCGAGCAGCAGAAGGCGCAGCGCGAGGACGCGCTGCGTCAGGTCATCTCCGGCGAGGCCAAGGCCGAACGCCGTGGCGCGTCCCAGGTGGTCAAGCTCGACCGCGGCAAGTACGTCGAGTTGGGCCGGGAGAAGACCGACAAGATCTTCACGATCCTGGTCGAGTTCGGCGACAAGGTCGACAACGAGACCACGTACGACCCCGACGGCCCGGACGGTCCGCAGCCCCCAGTCAAGAAGTACGGCGGCGACCCCGGCCCCGCGCACAACCAGATAGCCAAGCCGGACCGTGCCAAGGACAACAGCACGGCCTGGAAGGCGGACTACAACCGCAAGCACTTCGAGGACCTGTACTTCTCGAAGGCGAAGAACAAGGAATCGCTCAAGAAGTACTACGAGAAGCAGTCCTCGGGCCGCTACTCGGTCGAGGGCGAGGTCTCCGACTGGGTCAAGGTCGACTACAACGAGGCCCGCTACGGCTCCAACTACTGCGGCGACACCAACTGCTCCAACGCCTGGGACCTGATCCGCGACGGCGTGACCCGGTGGGCCGAGGACCAGAAGGCCGCCGGCCGCACCGACGCGCAGATCAAGGCGGACCTGGCCAAGTACGACCAGTGGGACCGCTACGACTTCGACGGTGACGGCAACTTCAACGAGCCCGACGGCTACATCGACCACTTCCAGATCGTCCACGCGGGCGAGGACGAGTCGGCCGGCGGCGGCGTGCAGGGCGAGAACGCGCTGTGGGCGCACCGCTGGTACGCGTACGGCACCGACGCCGGCAAGACGGGCCCGGAGGGCAACAGGTCCGGTGGCGCCCAGATCGGCAGCACCGGCATCTGGGTCGGCGACTACACGATGCAGCCGGAGAACGGCGGACTCGGCGTCTTCGCCCACGAGTACGGCCACGACCTCGGCCTGCCGGACGAGTACGACACCACGAACCGCGCCGAGTCCTCGGTCGCCTTCTGGTCGTTGATGTCCACCGGCTCATGGCTCGGCGAGGGCAAGGACACCATCGGTGACCTGCCCGGCGACATGAACGCCTGGGACAAGCTCCAGCTCGGCTGGCTCAACTACGACCAGGCCAAGGCCGCCACGCGCTCCACCCACAAGCTGGGCGTGGCCGAGTACAACACCAAGGACAAGCAGGCGCTCCTGGTCGAGCTGCCGTCCAAGTCCAGCACCACCAAGATCGTGCGGCCGGCCGCCGGCGGCAAGCAGTGGTGGAGCGGCATGGGCAACGACCTCAAGAACACCCTGGCCCGCCCGGTGGACCTGACCGGCAAGGCCAAGGCGTCCCTCGACCTCCAGGGCTGGTGGGACATCGAGGAGAACTACGACTACCTCTACGCGGAGGTCTCCACCGACGGCGGCGCCAACTGGACGCCCGTCGACGGCACGGCCGACGGCAAGCAGATCCCGCGCGACGGCGGCAACAAGCCGGCGCTGCACGGGGTTTCGGGCGCGTACAAGAAGCTCTCGTACCCGCTGGACGCCTACGCGGGTCAGAAGATCGACGTGCGCTTCCGCTACCAGACCGACGGTGGCGCCGCGCAGAACGGCTTCGCGGCCGACGAGATCAGCGTGACGGCCGACGGCAAGCCGCTCTTCCAGGACGGCGCCGAGGGTGACGACAACGGCTGGACCAGCAAGGGCTTCTCGCGCATCGGCGAGTCCTTCACCAAGGACTACCCGCAGTACTACATCGCGGAGAACCGGCAGTACGTCAGCTACGACAAGACCCTCAAGGTCGGCCCGTACAACTACGGTTGGACCTCCACCCGGCCGGACTGGGTCGAGCACTACCCGTACCAGAACGGCCTGTTGATCTGGCTGTGGGACACCGCCACGCCCGACAACAACGTGAGCGCGCACCCGGGCTCGGGTCAGATCCTGCCGGTCGACGCGCACGCCAAGCCCGAGAAGTGGTCGGACGGCACCCTGATGCGCAACCGCTTCCAGGCGTACGACTCCACCTTCAGCCACTTCCGCACCGACGGCTACACCGTTCACAAGGACGGCAAGGCCACGCGGGTGCCGTCGAAGCGCGGCGTGTCCGTCTTCGACGACCGCAAGGGCACCTACTGGTACGACACCAACCCGACCGGTGGCGTTAAGGTTCCTGACACCAACACCCAGATCAGGATCCTGCACGAGGCGTGGGACGGGTCCACGATGACCCTCCGCGTCGGCCCTTCCAGCCGGAAGTGA
- a CDS encoding isochorismatase family protein has translation MYRALIVIDVQNDFCEGGSLAVQGGSDVAAAITDLIGQAAPGYRHIVATRDYHIDPGDHFSDHPDYEHSWPVHCLAGTEGSGFHPNFAPAVAAGSLDTVFDKGAHSAAYSGFEGADENGTPLERWLREREVSEVDVVGIATDHCVRATALDARRAGFDTHVLLDLTAGVAEHTTERALKEMRAASVRLTGTPVLRSA, from the coding sequence ATGTACCGGGCACTGATCGTCATCGACGTGCAGAACGACTTCTGCGAGGGCGGCAGCCTCGCCGTCCAGGGCGGTTCCGACGTCGCCGCCGCCATCACGGACCTGATCGGTCAGGCCGCCCCCGGCTACCGGCACATCGTGGCGACCCGCGACTACCACATAGACCCGGGCGACCACTTCTCCGACCACCCCGACTACGAGCACTCCTGGCCCGTGCACTGCCTGGCGGGCACCGAGGGCAGCGGCTTCCACCCCAACTTCGCGCCGGCCGTCGCCGCCGGCTCGCTGGACACGGTCTTCGACAAGGGCGCCCACTCGGCGGCGTACAGCGGCTTCGAGGGCGCCGACGAGAACGGCACGCCGCTGGAGCGCTGGCTGCGGGAGCGCGAGGTGAGCGAGGTGGACGTGGTCGGCATCGCCACCGACCACTGCGTACGGGCCACGGCCCTGGACGCCCGCCGCGCCGGCTTCGACACGCACGTGCTGCTCGACCTGACGGCGGGCGTGGCCGAGCACACCACCGAGCGGGCGCTGAAGGAGATGCGCGCGGCCTCGGTGCGGCTGACCGGCACGCCGGTACTCCGCTCGGCCTGA
- a CDS encoding nicotinate phosphoribosyltransferase yields the protein MNTADLGLPVDVPSTALFTDRYEFTMLQAALRGGTAGRRSVFEVFTRRLPEGRRYGVLAGTGRVLDAVENFRFDSGILGFLSDQRIVDETTLNWLADYRFSGDIHGYPEGEVYFPGSPLMRVEGTFGEAVLLETVILSILNHDSAVAAAASRMAVAAGGRPLIEMGARRTHELGAVAAARAAYVGGFSTTSDLAAGFRYNIPTVGTSAHAFTLLHDSERDAFTAQVAALGSGTTLLVDTYDVAEAVRTAVEIAGPELGAVRIDSGDLLLLAHRVRQQLDDLGAHQTKIVVTSDLDEYAIASLAAAPVDAYGVGTQLVTGSGHPTCSMVYKLVARAASDDPAAPLVPVAKKSMGGKTSVGGRKWAARRLDAQGVAEAEVVGSGPVPPELADRQLQVELVRGGRVVAREPLDAARDRHTAARAGLPLSATQLSRGEPVLPTEYATEPATYA from the coding sequence ATGAACACCGCGGACCTTGGGCTGCCGGTCGACGTGCCCTCCACCGCGCTCTTCACCGACCGGTACGAGTTCACCATGTTGCAGGCGGCGCTGCGGGGCGGCACCGCGGGGCGCCGCTCGGTCTTCGAGGTCTTCACCCGACGGCTGCCCGAGGGCCGACGCTACGGCGTGCTCGCGGGCACCGGGCGCGTCCTGGACGCCGTGGAGAACTTCCGCTTCGACAGCGGCATCCTCGGCTTCCTCTCCGACCAGCGGATCGTGGACGAGACCACGCTGAACTGGCTGGCCGACTACCGCTTCTCCGGCGACATCCACGGCTACCCCGAGGGCGAGGTCTACTTCCCCGGCTCGCCGCTGATGCGCGTCGAGGGCACCTTCGGCGAGGCCGTGCTCCTTGAGACGGTGATCCTGTCCATCCTCAACCACGACTCGGCCGTCGCCGCCGCCGCGTCCCGGATGGCCGTCGCGGCCGGTGGCCGCCCGCTGATCGAGATGGGCGCCCGCCGCACCCACGAGCTGGGCGCCGTCGCCGCGGCCCGGGCCGCCTACGTCGGCGGCTTTTCGACCACCTCCGACCTGGCCGCCGGCTTCCGCTACAACATCCCGACCGTGGGCACCAGCGCGCACGCCTTCACGCTGCTGCACGACAGCGAGCGGGACGCGTTCACCGCGCAGGTCGCCGCGCTCGGCAGCGGCACCACGCTGCTGGTGGACACCTACGACGTGGCCGAGGCGGTGCGCACCGCCGTCGAGATCGCCGGCCCCGAGCTGGGCGCCGTACGCATCGACTCCGGGGACCTGCTGCTGCTGGCGCACCGGGTGCGCCAGCAGCTCGACGACCTCGGCGCCCACCAGACCAAGATCGTGGTGACCAGCGACCTGGACGAGTACGCCATCGCCTCGCTGGCCGCCGCCCCGGTGGACGCGTACGGGGTCGGCACCCAGTTGGTCACCGGCAGTGGCCACCCGACCTGCTCCATGGTCTACAAGCTGGTCGCCCGGGCCGCCTCCGACGACCCCGCGGCGCCGCTGGTCCCGGTCGCCAAGAAGTCCATGGGCGGCAAGACCTCCGTCGGCGGGCGCAAGTGGGCCGCCCGCCGCCTGGACGCGCAGGGCGTGGCCGAGGCCGAGGTCGTGGGCTCGGGCCCGGTGCCGCCGGAGCTGGCGGACCGGCAACTCCAGGTGGAGCTGGTACGCGGCGGCCGGGTCGTCGCCCGCGAGCCGCTCGACGCGGCCCGCGACCGGCACACCGCCGCCCGCGCCGGGCTGCCCCTGTCGGCGACCCAGCTCTCCCGTGGCGAGCCGGTGCTGCCGACCGAGTACGCCACCGAGCCGGCCACGTACGCCTGA
- the clpS gene encoding ATP-dependent Clp protease adapter ClpS, with protein MLSVAPTEIERPDASEAPVEVPEPDVPWVTVVHNDPVNLMSYVTYVFQSYFGYPKDKAHRLMMDVHHKGRAIVSSGSREEMERDVQAMHGYGLWATLQQDR; from the coding sequence CTGCTCAGCGTGGCCCCCACCGAGATCGAGCGGCCCGACGCGAGCGAGGCGCCCGTCGAGGTGCCCGAGCCGGACGTGCCCTGGGTGACCGTGGTCCACAACGACCCCGTGAACCTCATGAGTTACGTGACGTACGTCTTCCAGAGTTACTTCGGCTATCCCAAGGACAAGGCACACCGGTTGATGATGGACGTCCACCACAAGGGTCGCGCGATCGTCTCCAGCGGGAGCCGCGAGGAGATGGAACGCGACGTACAGGCCATGCACGGCTACGGCCTGTGGGCGACCCTCCAGCAGGACCGCTGA
- a CDS encoding DUF2017 domain-containing protein: MAGHFEALPGGGAAVALDEVEISILRSLAVQLLELIGPGEAAEEDDPLAALFAEGPSSPPSDPALARLFPDAYGGPGAADDERTRAAAAEFRRFTENDLRARKRDDALAMVRGLDALGSGGAVLELGPDSSRQWLGALNDLRLAIGARLEVSDDDEEASELYTLPDSDPRKPMVMAYLWLGGMQESLIETLMP, encoded by the coding sequence ATGGCGGGGCACTTCGAGGCGCTGCCCGGCGGCGGCGCCGCCGTGGCGCTGGACGAGGTGGAGATCTCCATCCTGCGCAGCCTCGCCGTCCAGCTCCTCGAACTGATCGGGCCCGGCGAGGCGGCGGAGGAGGACGACCCGCTGGCCGCGCTCTTCGCCGAGGGCCCGAGCAGCCCGCCCTCCGACCCGGCGCTCGCCCGGCTCTTCCCCGACGCGTACGGCGGCCCCGGGGCGGCCGACGACGAGCGGACGCGGGCCGCGGCGGCCGAGTTCCGCCGCTTCACGGAGAACGACCTGCGGGCGCGCAAGCGGGACGACGCGCTGGCGATGGTGCGCGGCCTGGACGCGCTGGGCTCCGGCGGCGCGGTGCTCGAACTGGGCCCGGACTCCTCCCGGCAGTGGCTCGGCGCGCTCAACGACCTGCGGCTGGCGATCGGGGCCCGGCTTGAGGTCTCCGACGACGACGAGGAGGCCAGCGAGCTGTACACGCTGCCCGACTCCGACCCGCGTAAGCCGATGGTGATGGCCTACCTGTGGCTGGGCGGAATGCAGGAGTCCCTCATCGAAACGCTGATGCCGTAG
- a CDS encoding amino acid permease has protein sequence MTSAQVDTRNDDGSEATGVATDEGYQRGLGARQIQMIAIGGAIGTGLFLGAGKAITKAGPSLILAYAVAGLVIFFIMRALGELLMYRPVSGSFSEYAREFLGPFFGFVTGWTYWLFWVVTGITEVTAAAKYMQYWWSDIPQWVSALVFTVILFGANLISVKLFGELEFWFSMIKVTAILGMILIGLGVITIGFSDAGDTASFSHLWSDGGFFPKGIDGTLMTLQIVMFAFLAVELVGVTAGESVNPKKTLPKAINTVPWRIAVFYLGALIIILSVVSWTEFAPDTSPFVAAFQKIGLPAGAGIVNFVVLTAALSSCNSGMYSTGRMLRDLALNGQGPQIFTRLTKNGLPLFGTSVSAALMMVGVWINYEWPSKAFDYVVSFATISGMWAWIMILFSQLRYRAKANRGELPRSTFRAPGAPYTSIFALCFIGMVIVLMGFDEDARVSLYAAPIWAVLLTIGYFVIKSRNPQAFARKDYSMAAANADWGDSEPSVVTQKSAPAAGTAGSADGGAAKASDEPAPGDGDTTPGKD, from the coding sequence ATGACCTCAGCGCAGGTCGACACGCGGAACGACGACGGCAGCGAGGCCACAGGGGTCGCGACCGACGAGGGCTACCAGCGAGGACTGGGAGCCCGACAGATTCAGATGATCGCCATCGGTGGCGCCATTGGCACGGGGCTCTTCCTCGGTGCCGGAAAGGCGATCACCAAGGCTGGCCCCAGCCTCATCCTCGCCTATGCCGTCGCTGGTCTTGTCATCTTCTTCATCATGCGGGCGCTGGGCGAGTTGCTCATGTACCGCCCCGTTTCCGGCAGCTTCTCTGAGTACGCCCGGGAGTTCCTGGGCCCCTTTTTCGGCTTTGTGACCGGCTGGACCTACTGGCTCTTCTGGGTCGTCACCGGCATCACGGAAGTCACCGCCGCGGCGAAATACATGCAGTACTGGTGGAGTGACATTCCGCAATGGGTGTCCGCGCTGGTCTTCACGGTCATTCTCTTCGGTGCCAACCTCATCTCGGTGAAACTCTTCGGCGAGCTTGAGTTCTGGTTCTCCATGATCAAGGTCACCGCCATTCTCGGCATGATCCTGATCGGCCTCGGCGTGATCACCATCGGCTTCTCCGACGCCGGCGACACGGCCTCCTTCAGCCACCTGTGGTCGGACGGCGGCTTCTTCCCCAAGGGCATCGACGGCACGCTGATGACCCTGCAGATCGTGATGTTCGCCTTCCTCGCCGTCGAACTCGTCGGCGTCACGGCGGGCGAGTCGGTCAACCCCAAGAAGACCCTGCCCAAGGCCATCAACACCGTGCCGTGGCGCATCGCCGTCTTCTACCTCGGCGCCCTGATCATCATCCTCTCGGTGGTGAGCTGGACCGAGTTCGCGCCGGACACCAGCCCCTTCGTGGCCGCCTTCCAGAAGATCGGCCTCCCGGCGGGCGCGGGCATCGTGAACTTCGTGGTGCTCACCGCGGCGCTGTCCTCGTGTAACTCCGGCATGTACTCCACCGGCCGCATGCTGCGTGACCTGGCGCTCAACGGTCAGGGCCCGCAGATCTTCACCCGGCTCACCAAGAACGGCCTGCCGCTGTTCGGCACCAGCGTCTCGGCCGCGCTCATGATGGTCGGCGTCTGGATCAACTACGAGTGGCCGTCGAAGGCGTTCGACTACGTCGTCTCCTTCGCGACCATCTCCGGCATGTGGGCCTGGATCATGATCCTGTTCTCGCAGCTCCGCTACCGGGCCAAGGCCAACCGGGGCGAACTGCCGAGGTCCACGTTCCGGGCCCCCGGCGCCCCGTACACCAGCATCTTCGCGCTGTGCTTCATCGGGATGGTCATCGTCCTGATGGGCTTCGACGAGGACGCCAGGGTCTCGCTCTACGCGGCGCCGATCTGGGCCGTGCTGCTGACCATCGGCTACTTCGTCATAAAGTCCCGCAACCCGCAGGCGTTCGCCCGCAAGGACTACTCGATGGCCGCGGCCAACGCGGACTGGGGCGACAGCGAGCCGTCCGTGGTCACGCAGAAGTCCGCCCCGGCCGCCGGGACCGCCGGGTCCGCCGACGGTGGCGCGGCCAAGGCGTCCGACGAGCCCGCACCGGGCGACGGGGACACCACCCCCGGCAAGGACTGA
- a CDS encoding M67 family metallopeptidase, whose amino-acid sequence MLTITQALHDQIVAHARADHPDEACGVVAGPEGSDRPERFIPMLNAARSPTFYEFDSGDLLKLYRDLDDRDEVPVIIYHSHTATEAYPSRTDISYANEPGAHYVLVSTADTDDAGPFQFRSFRIVDGVVTEEEVRVVEAY is encoded by the coding sequence ATGCTGACCATCACCCAGGCCCTCCACGACCAGATCGTCGCCCACGCGCGCGCCGACCACCCCGACGAGGCGTGCGGCGTGGTCGCGGGCCCGGAGGGCAGCGACCGGCCCGAGCGGTTCATCCCGATGCTCAACGCGGCCCGCTCGCCCACGTTCTACGAGTTCGACTCCGGCGACCTGCTCAAGCTCTACCGCGACCTCGACGACCGCGACGAGGTCCCCGTGATCATCTACCACTCGCACACCGCGACCGAGGCGTACCCGTCCCGTACGGACATCTCGTACGCGAACGAGCCGGGCGCCCACTACGTGCTCGTCTCCACCGCCGACACCGACGACGCCGGCCCCTTCCAGTTCCGCTCGTTCCGCATCGTGGACGGCGTGGTCACCGAGGAGGAGGTACGCGTCGTCGAGGCCTACTGA
- a CDS encoding putative leader peptide — MTRAHPATPPGSLLVARLHVDLCRLASAICPPRAAA; from the coding sequence GTGACCCGCGCGCACCCCGCCACGCCGCCGGGCTCCCTGCTCGTCGCGCGGCTGCACGTCGATCTGTGCCGCCTCGCCAGCGCCATCTGTCCGCCGCGCGCCGCCGCCTGA
- a CDS encoding MoaD/ThiS family protein has protein sequence MAIEVRIPTILRTYTDDQKKVEGSGDTIEALFTDLETRHPGIRARLVEDSGELRRFVNVYLNDEDVRFLGGIKTSLKDGDSITILPAVAGGAPGRNDAA, from the coding sequence ATGGCCATCGAGGTCCGCATCCCGACCATCCTCCGCACCTACACCGACGACCAGAAGAAGGTCGAAGGCAGCGGGGACACCATCGAAGCGCTCTTCACCGACCTCGAAACGCGGCACCCGGGCATCCGCGCGCGCCTGGTGGAGGACAGCGGCGAGCTGCGCCGCTTCGTCAACGTCTACCTGAACGACGAGGACGTGCGGTTCCTCGGCGGCATCAAGACCTCCCTCAAGGACGGCGACAGCATCACCATCCTGCCCGCCGTCGCCGGCGGCGCCCCCGGCCGGAACGACGCGGCCTGA
- a CDS encoding cysteine synthase: MRYDSPLAAIGNTPLVRLARLSPSADVRVWAKLEDRNPTGSIKDRPALHMVEQAEKSGRLTPGCTILEPTSGNTGIALAMAAKLKGYRIVCVMPENTSEERRQLLAMWGAEIISSPAAGGSNTAVRVAKELAAEHPDWVMLYQYGNPDNAGAHYATTGPEILADLPSITHFVAGLGTTGTLMGVGRYLREQVPDVQIVAAEPRYDDLVYGLRNLEEGFVPELYDESVLTTRFSVGSEDAVRRTRELLAEEGIFAGISTGAALHAALGVARKAERAGVSADIAFVVADGGWKYLSTGVYTAVTTEEAIATLQGQLWA; the protein is encoded by the coding sequence ATGCGGTACGACAGCCCGCTGGCCGCCATCGGCAACACCCCGCTGGTGCGGCTCGCCCGCCTCTCGCCCTCCGCCGACGTGCGGGTCTGGGCCAAGCTGGAGGACCGCAACCCGACGGGTTCGATCAAGGACCGCCCCGCGCTCCACATGGTCGAACAGGCCGAGAAGAGCGGCCGGTTGACCCCGGGCTGCACCATCCTGGAGCCCACCTCGGGCAACACCGGCATCGCGCTCGCCATGGCGGCCAAGCTCAAGGGCTACCGCATCGTGTGCGTCATGCCGGAGAACACCAGCGAGGAGCGCCGCCAACTGCTGGCCATGTGGGGCGCGGAGATCATCTCCTCGCCGGCCGCCGGCGGCTCGAACACGGCCGTACGGGTCGCCAAGGAACTGGCCGCCGAGCACCCCGACTGGGTCATGCTCTACCAGTACGGCAACCCGGACAACGCGGGCGCCCACTACGCCACCACCGGCCCCGAGATCCTCGCCGACCTCCCCTCGATCACGCACTTCGTCGCGGGGCTCGGCACCACCGGCACCCTGATGGGCGTCGGCCGCTACCTGCGCGAGCAGGTCCCCGACGTGCAGATCGTGGCGGCCGAGCCGCGCTACGACGACCTCGTCTACGGGCTGCGCAACCTGGAGGAGGGCTTCGTCCCCGAGCTGTACGACGAGTCCGTGCTCACCACCCGGTTCTCGGTGGGCAGCGAGGACGCGGTGCGCCGTACCCGCGAACTCCTCGCCGAGGAGGGCATCTTCGCCGGGATCTCCACCGGCGCGGCCCTGCACGCCGCGCTCGGCGTCGCCCGCAAGGCCGAGCGCGCCGGCGTCAGCGCCGACATCGCGTTCGTCGTCGCCGACGGCGGCTGGAAGTACCTGTCCACCGGCGTCTACACGGCGGTCACCACGGAGGAGGCCATCGCCACCCTCCAGGGCCAGCTCTGGGCCTGA